In Parabacteroides sp. FAFU027, the following proteins share a genomic window:
- a CDS encoding glycoside hydrolase family 43 protein has product MAKKTHLLLLLLATLFLAPLKAEKEVFLFAYFINNGQDGLHLAYSYDGLKWDALNNGNPYLTPTVGKDKLMRDPSILQGPDGTFRMVWTSGWWDRIVGYASSPDLIHWSKQDTLPVMMHEPTAKNAWAPELFYDQKSKTYYIFWASTIPGRFKEIAETNKEKGLNHRLFAVTTKDFKTYSKTFLFFNPDFSAIDGAILKRGKENWMFVKNENPNPPQKNIRLTICKNIKKGFPTKVSEPITGNKYWAEGPTPLEVGEYVYVYFDKYRDHKYGAVRSKDGKSWEDVSDLVTFPKGIRHGTAFKVKESVLKQLLNQ; this is encoded by the coding sequence ATGGCTAAAAAAACACACCTTCTGTTGCTTTTACTCGCAACGCTTTTTCTCGCTCCTCTGAAGGCTGAAAAAGAGGTTTTCCTTTTCGCTTACTTTATCAACAACGGACAAGACGGTCTTCACCTGGCATACAGTTATGACGGTCTGAAATGGGATGCCCTAAACAACGGAAATCCCTACCTCACCCCTACAGTGGGCAAGGACAAACTAATGCGTGACCCAAGCATCCTGCAAGGTCCTGACGGAACTTTCCGCATGGTTTGGACCAGCGGCTGGTGGGACAGAATCGTCGGGTATGCCTCATCTCCCGACTTGATTCACTGGTCAAAACAGGACACCCTGCCGGTGATGATGCACGAACCGACAGCTAAAAATGCCTGGGCACCGGAACTTTTCTACGATCAGAAAAGCAAAACCTACTATATCTTTTGGGCTTCAACAATCCCCGGACGTTTCAAGGAAATTGCAGAAACCAACAAAGAAAAAGGGCTGAATCACCGACTCTTTGCTGTCACTACCAAAGATTTCAAAACCTATTCAAAAACATTCCTTTTCTTCAACCCTGACTTCAGCGCAATCGACGGTGCAATCCTGAAACGTGGAAAAGAAAACTGGATGTTCGTAAAAAACGAAAATCCGAATCCTCCACAGAAAAATATTCGCCTTACCATTTGCAAAAACATCAAAAAAGGATTCCCGACAAAGGTTTCCGAACCAATCACCGGTAACAAATACTGGGCAGAGGGACCGACTCCGCTTGAAGTGGGCGAATATGTTTATGTCTATTTCGATAAATACCGCGACCACAAATACGGTGCTGTCCGCTCTAAAGACGGAAAAAGCTGGGAAGATGTTTCCGACCTCGTGACTTTCCCGAAAGGTATCCGTCACGGTACCGCGTTTAAAGTAAAAGAATCGGTATTGAAACAATTACTAAACCAATAA